Sequence from the Helianthus annuus cultivar XRQ/B chromosome 13, HanXRQr2.0-SUNRISE, whole genome shotgun sequence genome:
GTCACCAAATGTTCAGCTACAAAAGACATTAAGGAATGATTTCTTGAACATTATCATGGATACCAAGCCCTACGAAGCCTACATGTCTGATTTCAAATACTAGCCCCTTGAAGCTCTTAAAGAGGAAGTTAATAGAATTGAAAAGATGAATAAAGATCCCTAAATGCAAAAATCTGCTCCCAACTGGAAACAATACAAAAAGGTTGAAGTGTTGAAGTACAAGAGAATGAGGGCAGAACTTGTAGCAGCTAAGTATGGGACTACTAGACAAATTGGAAAATGGTCTAGGTAGTATATTGATCGAGCTTACAATAAGCTAGAAGAGCGAAGAAAGACAGATCCGTCGCTTCTTAAAAAGCTAGTAGGCAAAGATGAAACCATTGTTAGACGTCATCAGGCCATTACATCTAAAAAGTTGTTCTCATCAGCAGATGTATCCATCGCTGCCTTGaaccaaagaaaaagaaaacaactGATGGATGAGGAAAAGATGAAAAGAGAGAAGCTGAACTAAAAAAAAAGAGTCTATCAGAAATCAGTTACGATATGGATTGGATGATGCTTCGTTGCAATTACAAGCTCAAGTTGCACTTCAGAAGTTGGCAAGCAGGCCTCAATCGCCAAACTCCTCTCAAATAAAACTTCTACCAAGAAACCCATCAAacccaaaaatactaaagtggagtctgacaaacagacccatgtctgatggtagtgttgaagagaTATTAAGGGAGAATGCACTTGGTCTGAATCCAGTTGACCTCCAAGATCTTTTTAAGCTTCAGCTtgatagggatgaagatgatactgattccttggattttgagctccaattcaaagggcaaatccggGAAAGGATGAGAGAATAAAGATCTGCTGATTTCTAAAGTCTGCTGATTTCTTGATTTAGCTTTGCTGAAAGTTGTTGAGGCAGGTGATTGTGTGTTTGTAGTTAATGTTTGTTGAAACTTAAGTTATATTCAAGTTTTATTAAGTTTTGTTAGACGTCTTTTATACGTACTTGTGTATATAAACAGGTTATATTGTCTTTTTGGGTAAACAGTTTACATTGTCAATGGGTGGATACACGCTTTTTTTGGATAACAAAATGGAAATAATCGTTGTAACATATATATTAACCGCTAATCTATGATTATCGTTgccttttagctataatagataacacgttttggtacaatatctatatacctatctatactttctattaatatttgttatgcatggttttctaagaaaccacccgtgtttgcacacgggtcttaccgctagtacatataataaagtaaatcaatggtggacacgtgtcattcattggaggTATCTGTTTTGTTGTTTTCCGCCTCTTTCTCCTCCTTAATTATCTCTTACTTAATTAACAACATATATTTTTAGATAATTAAAGATATTCATTATCCCCTCCTTAATTATCTCCTATTTAATtataaatacttatttttataataaaaaatattcattatatatatagatattaaTAAATGATAAGATTAAAAATCaaagatatataaaaataatctacTCACTTCAGGTAAAATTGtctttaaattatataaataaaatattaatacaTTCGATTTTCATTATTCTCCACCGACTTTTTTTAATTCCTCTCATTCTCAATTATCTACATAACATATATTATTCCTACATATTTTTGTGTGTTCTTTTAGATAAGAAACATCTGAATAATATATCCATATAATTAATACAAATAGATTGTTTTGTCAATCAATATATTGATTAATACAACGggttatttattaataataatttcaATGATACAGAAGCATCTaacttaataataaataaataaaaaaacaaagtaaaatgttacatcaaagttcatttttttttccaaaacatATTGATAATTGTGTGTGCTAATTGCTTACATTATTTGTATTTAAGCCATGTAATACACGTGTTTATTCAATTTTGCAATGTACAAGTTTTTAAAGATGTTAACttttttattacttagtatataaaattatatttattcagtgcgtgtaatacacagggttttaaACTAGTATTATATAGCAAATTAATATAATTCCATAAATGGTTAGAACATGACATCATCTAAAGAAAACAAAATCTTAATAACCTAGTGATAATTGTAAAGTTTTTCAAATCATCTAACACTTTTCAACCAATGGTGTTTTGTTATTATTTGTTTGACTAAGTAACTCCATGTAAGAAAACGTAGATTTATGAAGATATAAATTATGAATATCTAGAAGTCGGCATGCTTTCTTTCCATGAAGTTAAAGCAACTATCTTTATCCCAAAGAAGGAATAGCATAGGTCAACTATTAACAACTTGTTAATACATTCATAGTAGGTGTGTGGAAGGTGTAAGTGTGTGTTTCGATGTGTATATAAGAGGATGATGTATAATGAAAGATGCATTGCAATTGACAGATAAATAAGAGAGTACATTTACAACCATGAAAACAATCAGCCTTTTAGTTGTCAAACTCATTGTTTGGTTCTTGCTTCTGGGAAGTGTGTTCTCTAATGATTATAAAACTTCTAACAAACTTGTGTTGCCTCCAAGTGTCACAGGCCCTGAATCTGCTGCTTTCGACCGTGCTGGTGAAGGTCCATACGTGACAGTCGCAGACGGTAGGATCCTAAAATGGAAAGGTCCTGCCATTGGGTTCGTTGATTTCGCTTACACTTCACCTAACAGGTTGGTGCTTAATCTTCTTTCTTAGCTACTCCATTTACTAGAGTTCAATGCATCTAAATGTTGTATATTTTCATACATGGTCATTGCATACAACTTAATTAACAtacattttttattttcataaCATACTTCCATTTTTACCACTAGTTAATATAACAATGTTacatttacatgaaaatgtaaaaatatGCACAATATTGGGTATTTAGGTTTCACATAATTACTAATTACTTGGTTAAACTTTATTTTGTTTCAGGACCAAGAAATTATGCGATGGTACAAATGATATTAAATTGGGATCAACATGTGGAAGACCAGTGGCTCTAAGCTTTAACTATAAAACTAGTGATCTTTATATCACCGATGCTTTCTTCGGTCTCATGGTTGTAGGATTCAATGGTGGTCTTGCAACTCAACTTTCTGGTGGTTACAACTACTTATCAGGCATTGACGTTGAATCATATACCGGAAATGTTTACATGACTGATGCTAGCTTGACACCTGACTCGACTGGAAGGCTGTTGAAATACGATCCACGAACTCAATGGGTAACCGTTTTGATGAGCGGGCTTGCAGGTGCAGGTGGTCCAGCAGTTAGTAGTGACCGAAAGTATATTTTGGTTCCGGATTACGTAAAcaagaaaatccaaaaatattggtTGCAAGGACCAAAAAGTGGCACAACTGAGGTTTTCATGACCAACTTTGGGAGCCCAAAGAATATTAAGAGAGCACTGAATGATGGAGAATTTTGGGTGGCGGTAGAGAAGCAAGCTCAAGGGCTAAGGATCAATGGGTCTGCAATGGTGCTCCAAACTGTACCCCTTACCCAGTTGTTCGACACGAGTGTTGCTGTGGTTCAGGAGATGAACGATGCGCTTTACGTTGGTTCGAGCCAGACTGACTTTGTTGGTGTCTACACGAACTAGAATCTTACTACTCAACTACCCCATGAATGACGATAAAAACTTACTATTATTGACATTGTATTGGAGGATATATGTTCTCCCATAATTGATTAACAGCAATAATCTTTGGATTGAAATAAATTGGACCCTTACTTCTCTTGTATGtaatttcaataaaataaaaTTTGTGTTTAAGTCTGAAGTATGCAGTGGAAAAGTTGATGAAAACTATGGCTTTTTGGAAGCGGGATAAATGAGTGATGATTACATAAAGTCTGAATTCAAACATAAGCATGTGATCAACTACTTTTACAAATTAATAACCAAATTTCTTTAACTTTGAATTATGGAAATGTCAATATGTCATAGCGTATTAGCCAAATCAGAATGT
This genomic interval carries:
- the LOC110903197 gene encoding protein STRICTOSIDINE SYNTHASE-LIKE 12, with amino-acid sequence MKTISLLVVKLIVWFLLLGSVFSNDYKTSNKLVLPPSVTGPESAAFDRAGEGPYVTVADGRILKWKGPAIGFVDFAYTSPNRTKKLCDGTNDIKLGSTCGRPVALSFNYKTSDLYITDAFFGLMVVGFNGGLATQLSGGYNYLSGIDVESYTGNVYMTDASLTPDSTGRLLKYDPRTQWVTVLMSGLAGAGGPAVSSDRKYILVPDYVNKKIQKYWLQGPKSGTTEVFMTNFGSPKNIKRALNDGEFWVAVEKQAQGLRINGSAMVLQTVPLTQLFDTSVAVVQEMNDALYVGSSQTDFVGVYTN